atacatttattatttacttatatataacAGGTCATATATTATGTGTAGTTAAACATGTACATATactgtttttaataatataatacgtattaaatataatttttctcacgttataaaataaattcatattataatattattttaattatatatactatttaaaaGTAATTTAACAAAGTTAATCAAATAACATTAATGACCGCATTGTACTTTTTTAAAGTATGTTGATTAACGTAATTTAAACCATacataagtaattaaatttgtagATTGCCCTAAATATTATTATGATcgattaaaaaaagaattaatttcGATAAATATTTAGATTCAATGATTTAAAAGGAGGAAATAAATTGCACAAAATTATAAACTATCTTACTAGTTACAACAATGGAGCTTCAATTTTTCttacatatgtttcatttatatcAAATCAAAACTCAAACTTAAAAGCAGATCGAATATTTGCAGAAAGATGGATTCTACATTCAACAGGGGCCAGTGCAGTAAGGACTCACAGTTTAACCTCGGAAAAATAGGTTGATGAAACAGCCAACCCCTCGGCATCATATGTTCGAACGAGTCGCTGTCTCTTACCAGGTGTGTCGAGCCAACAGAACTCCAAGTGGAATGACTTGGATTCAGCTACACTCTTTGCAATATCAGAAGGGTATCCCATGTACATACCACCTGGTAATAATGTCAACTGGTATGCTCCTTCAAATTCAACTGAGTTATTCGAGATCATACCCATCCAGTGCACATTAGTCCTTACTCCACGTCTGCTGTCCATGGAGGTAACATCCTGATCATGTATTTAGAAACAACAGACACAATGAGAAAAGACCAAGAGTCTGATAACAAAAAATCGACGAAAATAAGCATCAAGACGGACAAAAGCTGTAGACAATACAGTAATTGCATGGGAACAAAAACAACCCTTTCTGTCATCATATATGCGGTCAAGGAGCTTATATAAATCAATTTCCACTGCAGGATTCCATGACTCTTGGCTTTTCAGGAGAATGAATGAGTGTGCTTGGTTTAAACTAATGTTACTCGGACTTTTGGACacttaagaaaaaagaaaagtcaACAGATGCATACCTGGATGAGCTTTTTCTTGTCATCCATTTCAAGATAAGCAACTGTATCAGCTTCGGTCATTGTCGATCCGTAAACACCACTGCGTTTTGTTACAGAATGACCTTCCCACTTGCCTAGAAATGGTAAAATCCGGTCCTCTCCATCCTACAATCAATAAAAAACAATGTTTATATACACAAATCTTATAACAGGAAGTGTGACTTACCGTCAACTAAAACAAAGTGGAGGAAGATTGATTACTATTATATTGCCAAGTGATGGATGAACGAGTGGGCCATCACCTCTATCCTCAAGGAAGATAAGAAGCATATCCACAAAGCCTTTGGGGTCCATGATATGGAAGGCCCTTGCTCGTCGATCCTTTGCTTGTGAATATAGGCAATTTTCACAAACGATGGAAGGCTGGCGAGAAGGAAGCTTAACATTTCTGTCAAGTAAAACAAATAGTTACTTCTTTTAACCTGATGCCGTGTGCATATGGGGATCAGGAGAAATCAGAGGAAACTGTGTTGAAGTGAGCCATTGCCctcaaaagataataataaaacaagttgGCTAGCAACCCTACCAGACAAGCATGAAGCTTCAGTGGAAATTGATTTACAAAATCCATTCTCAAAGGTAAGTCGAAATTCAGAAAATTTATTCAAAACGGGGAGCTATGATAGTCGATACCATACATCATGCGTTATATATTACTGCTGGTTTTCAGCATAGCAGCACCTCAGAATTCATTCATCGTAACAGAAAAACTTGCGCAAAACAAACAAGCGGTTTCGAATTTATGCAGCAAATTCATTACCAATGCTCTAACTTAATGAGAAGGAACTGCTATTCCGATTCTTTCACTATTCGAAATCATTCAACTCATAAAACAAATGCCCTTCCAAAATCAAGAAGCACTTACTTTGGTGATTCCTCTCCGGTGTCATCTTCCCCCAATACCCCTTGCCGTAACACAGTCTCTAACATGCCGGCCGTTTGGTACCTCAATGAAAAAGCCCTCTCAGTGGGGAAAAAGCCAATCTGCAGACTAAACATAATGGATATTCTAATAGAAGAAAACAAACTTTAAAAGCTTGGATatgataataacaatataaaGAAGGGCGAAACTCGGCTGATTTTGAATAGGTGATTGATTGGAAAAAGCTCACCTGTTGATATTTGTCAACAGTGAacatatttgtttcttttattttgtattcTGCCCATTCAGCTTCCTCATCATGTCCAGAAATTGAAGTACTTGATTGAGGCTGTTCAATGTACAACCTAGAAAATACAATTTTGTCAAgcaacttggaaaggagaaataTTTGGAGTAACAGTGCCTAATTGCTTTTTTCCCAAGTTaagtgaaaacaaaaataaataaaagagtaaaaGCAACAACCAAACAGAACTAACAAATTCAAAGAGTTAAGTCAACAATAATCATATGAACTTCCATAAGATAAAAGAATCATATTTCACCCACATAGaactttcaaaaaagaaaaataagaaactTAAAATTGCTAAAATTGAAAAGCCTACGTTTGAATGAGGCTGATGAGTTCATCTTCCCCATAACAACTAGCGGAAAGCCGAGTACTTATTTTTTGCAATAGATTTCCATTTCCATCAAATTGCTGCAAAATTCGAAGAActtgtttttgaattatttaagaAACGATGATAACTAATATTGAGCGAGA
The sequence above is drawn from the Gossypium hirsutum isolate 1008001.06 chromosome A05, Gossypium_hirsutum_v2.1, whole genome shotgun sequence genome and encodes:
- the LOC121229609 gene encoding uncharacterized protein, which gives rise to MASICYSCIVFPSPSPSPSPKPFPFLPKLPHSNPFPSFLTSRLRASNSAPVQEQHYMSIDNLRQFFDLNSGKWTGSFHQFDGNGNLLQKISTRLSASCYGEDELISLIQTLYIEQPQSSTSISGHDEEAEWAEYKIKETNMFTVDKYQQIGFFPTERAFSLRYQTAGMLETVLRQGVLGEDDTGEESPKNVKLPSRQPSIVCENCLYSQAKDRRARAFHIMDPKGFVDMLLIFLEDRGDGPLVHPSLGNIIDGEDRILPFLGKWEGHSVTKRSGVYGSTMTEADTVAYLEMDDKKKLIQDVTSMDSRRGVRTNVHWMGMISNNSVEFEGAYQLTLLPGGMYMGYPSDIAKSVAESKSFHLEFCWLDTPGKRQRLVRTYDAEGLAVSSTYFSEVKL